The Osmia bicornis bicornis chromosome 9, iOsmBic2.1, whole genome shotgun sequence genome has a segment encoding these proteins:
- the LOC114879322 gene encoding uncharacterized protein LOC114879322, with amino-acid sequence MRASKTLPTVSRKIPRRKFSNYVVISKQSAKKLEGHVQEALRNGSLVLILPKSSKNYKILKFMYVNRQKMADRTHLHQFIRNINISVNHVSKWVPDYHSLGQIEQNEHSRDDVCTSLQETVSYSRKNKTFSSSTPPPRVNRIVTFGGK; translated from the exons atgcgagcgtcgaaaactttaccgacagtttCTAGAAAAATTCCTAGACGCAAGTTCTCAAATTACGTCGTCATTTCTAAACAGAGCGCAAAAAAATTGGAAGGACATGTCCAAGAGGCCCTAAGGAATGGTAGTCTGGTCCTTATATTacccaaatcgtcaaaaaattataaaatattgaaatttatgtatGTCAACCGTCaaaaaatggcggatcggactcacctgcatcaatttattcgtaatataaatatttctgtaaATCATGTGTCCAAATGGGTACCAGACTACCATTCTTTGGGTCAGATAGAACAAAACGAGCATTCAAGGGATGATGTATGTACAAGCCTCCAG GAGACAGTTTCGTATTCGAGAAAGAATAAAACTTTTTCAAGTAGTACGCCGCCCCCAAGGGTGAACAGAATTGTAACCTTTGGTGggaaataa
- the LOC114879353 gene encoding dedicator of cytokinesis protein 1 isoform X5 — MKITMAWTQVKEQLGVAIYNFIHENPHALRLTVGEIVYILEECGDWYYGRNKFRGTYGMFPKSYIHVLQQSANMDCLIHEITNVLREWGHHWKHLYVIHSEHFRTMQQQILELIGYRSKILSGTLTVDELKDMKRLATAKIDTGNQLLGMDMVVRDDHGNVLNPEETSTVQLYYHHETAAERIRKAANDTKKKPSKPQAPVYSHIFFVSVRNFVCKIAEDVELLLTLYDGREMKAITENYVVSWSKEGLAKDVDQLHNLRVLFTDLGSRDLARDKVYLACYVIRIGGMEAKDIDHRRSSVAQTNKKIKNTENMRRPFGVAAMDITLYIAGKLEGDSDHHHFIPFVQCCEKESLDGTLRRILSQKETNIQKSNNGNSGSFGGGQGLWASLKLLRGDPKQVRDENPHLVLGNVAIARKMGFPEVILPGDVRNDLYLTLISGEFNKGSKSTDKNVEVTVKVCNECGVPIPGVMTLGGGASPIDEYHSVIYYHEDKPRWCETFKIAVPIEEFKQAHLKFTFKHRSSNEAKDKSEKPFALSYVKLMQRNGTTLQDIQHELLVYKLDQKKYEETDISYLKLPSTRGELVELNVEKKPTLGSFTLSSKDSFLIATNICSTKLTQNVDLLGLLNWASHNTDLKESLAALMKVDGEEVVKFLQDVLDALFNILMSNSDSDVYDDMVFECLLYIIGLVSDRKYQHFQPVLDLYISESFSATLAYKKLIAVLRKRIDNATNNDGQERDILLKTMKSLQYCMRFVVESRLLFTELNQDEEEFSQTLTELLKSIVELMRHETDSTLLVQGACLKYLPTTIPHLLRVYSGKQLSTILTDLLITLPSGRLTKQKMMTVNDIVHSPLFLNAECRAILLPRITILVRDLLEAKEEGLSSTPGKSVAKVARLLGENRHRLNQHRGYSEEVELCVKILSDILELTFRKDIGNTVQDVKEIMLTALRTIIQTVISMDRENPLVGNLVSVMLAIFRQMTQQHYEIYIHHFRTKFDLLDFLMEILLVFKDLVSKSVFPGDWCEMIMLQNSIILKSLRYFSGTIRDYFFTEFEQQAWSNFFHCAIAFLTQPALQLEIFTPSKRNRIVSRYNDMRRETAFEIRSMWFNLGQHKILFVPSLVGAILEMALIPESELRKATIPIFFDMMQCEFYSSRITEGYGDTKRDPAHIKANFIEYENEMIAKLDILVEGGRGDEQFRSLWIQVMGNLCEKHSTMREQGLRFVDTVAKLMERLLQYRDIIHAESQEHRMLCIVNLLEFYSEINREEMYIRYVNKLCELHLECDNYTEAAYSLKLHSQLLAWSDQPLSPLLKSHRYLSCQTHRELKEALYNDMIEYFDKGKMWECALAVCKELVAQYEEETFDYLQLSTLLRRMAKFYDSIIKQLRPEPEYFKVAYYGRGHPAFLQNKIFIYRGKEYERLSDFCSRTLNQLPNAEQMNKLSPPTPEILESNNQYVQINKVDPLMDEKRHRFSGKPITAEAVLRYHRVNDVQRFRFSRPAPKKDINIAVGNSTNKEKETNVVNNNEFASLWLERTVLVTSHPLPGILRCFPVTSSETYLVSPLRNAIETMEATNTALRDLIIAHKADNSLQLHPLSMKLNGILDPAVMGGIDNYEKAFLNAEYRTSHPEESSDLLKLEGLIAEQIPLLGIGVQLHKARAPPDLTPFHQRLEQCFTSLKNHVEAKYGKRTCDLQIETLTHTVTMRRTQASRGDNHRLSESNIMNSDCGTHSRVSSLTRSQVATFKSLASFNFNNNTPSSGTQNISLSRNFAVGSDKHNILLSFLRT; from the exons atgaaaataacaATGGCATGGACACAGGTCAAAGAACAGTTAGGAGTAG ctatctataattttatacatGAAAATCCTCATGCATTAAGATTAACTGTTGGAGAAATAGTATATATATTAGAAGAATGTGGAGATTGGTATTATGGACGCAATAAATTTAGAGGAACATATGGAATGTTTCCAAAATCTTACATACATGTTCTGCAACAGTCAGCAAATATGGATTGTTTGATACATGAAATTACAAACGTCTTAAGAGAATGGGGACACCATTGGAAACATTTATATGTG ATTCATTCAGAACATTTTAGAACAATGCAACAACAAATTCTAGAATTAATAGGATATAGAAGTAAAATTTTAAGTGGCACATTGACAGTGGATGAATTAAAAGATATGAAAAGATTAGCCACAGCTAAAATTGATACTGGTAATCAGTTGTTAGGAATGGATATGGTTGTTCGTGATGATCATGGAAATGTTCTTAACCCTGAAGAGACAAGTACAGTTCAATTATATTATCACCATGAAACAGCTGCAGAAAGAATAAGAAAGGCAGCTAATGACACAAAGAAAAAGCCTTCTAAACCACAAGCACCTGTATATTcacatatattttttgttagtGTGAGAAATTTTGTATGTAAAATAGCAGAGGatgttgaattattattaactttATATGATGGTCGTGAAATGAAAGCAATTACTGAAAATTACGTGGTATCATGGAGTAAGGAAGGACTTGCCAAAGACGTAGATCAACTTCACAATCTTCGTGTTTTATTTACAGACCTTGGCTCTAGAGATTTAGCCAGAGATAAAGTTTATTTAGCTTGTTATGTTATTAGAATAGGAGGTATGGAAGCTAAAGATATTGATCACCGGCGTTCAAGCGTTGCacaaacaaataaaaaaattaaaaacactGAAAATATGCGGAGACCGTTCGGTGTAGCAGCAATGGatattactttatatattGCTGGTAAACTTGAAGGTGACTCAGATCACCATCACTTTATTCCATTTGTACA ATGTTGTGAGAAAGAAAGTTTGGATGGCACATTACGTAGAATTCTTtctcaaaaagagacaaatattcaaaaaagtaataatggtaatagTGGCAGCTTCGGAGGTGGTCAGGGATTATGGGCTAGCTTAAAGTTACTTAGAGGAGATCCTAAACAA GTACGAGATGAAAACCCCCATTTAGTACTTGGTAATGTTGCAATTGCAAGAAAAATGGGATTCCCAGAAGTTATTTTGCCAGGTGATGTGAGAAATGATTTATACCTGACATTAATTAGTGGTGAATTTAATAAAGGATCAAAGTCCACGGATAAAAATGTCGAAGTTACG GTTAAAGTATGTAACGAATGCGGTGTACCAATACCAGGAGTTATGACACTAGGTGGTGGAGCTTCACCCATTGACGAATATCATAGTGTTATTTATTATCACGAAGATAAACCTAGATGGTgtgaaactttcaaaattgCTGTACCTATTGAAGAATTTAAACAGGCTCATTTGAAATTTACGTTTAAACATCGCAGTTCAAATGAAGCAAAAGATAAATCTGAGAAACCTTTTGCCTTAAgttatgtaaaattaatgcAACGTAATGGAACAACATTACAAGATATACAACATGAGTTATTAGTCTATAAGTTAGACCAAAAAAAGTATGAGGAAACTGATATTTCATATTTGAAACTGCCATCAACGAGGGGTGAATTG GTTGAACtaaatgttgaaaaaaaaCCAACATTAGGATCTTTTACTTTAAGCAGTAAAGATAGTTTTTTGATAGCAACTAATATTTGTTCAACAAAATTAACACAAAATGTAGATTTGTTAGGTTTGTTGAACTGGGCATCACATAATACTGACTTAAAAGAATCTTTAGCTGCCTTGATGAAGGTTGATGGTGAAGAAGTAGTAAAATTTTTACAG GACGTTTTAGATGCCttatttaatatactaatGAGTAATTCAGACAGTGATGTTTATGATGATATGGTATTTGAATGTTTGCTCTATATTATTGGTTTAGTGTCTGATAGAAAATATCAACACTTCCAACCAGTATTGGATTTATATATTTCTGAAAGTTTCTCTGCAACACTAGcgtataaaaaattaatagcaGTATTACGTAAACGCATAGATAATGCAACTAATAATGATGGGCAAGAACGTGATATACTTCTTAAAACAATGAAAAGCCTTCAGTATTGTATGAGATTTGTTGTAGAATCTCGTCTTTTATTCACTGA gTTAAATCAAGATGAAGAAGAATTTTCTCAAACGTTAacagaattattaaaatccaTTGTTGAACTTATGAGACATGAAACGGATAGTACTTTATTGGTTCAAGGAGCATGCCTTAAATATTTACCAACTACTATACCTCATTTATTACGAGTCTATAGTGGCAAACAATTGAGTACAATTTTGACtgacttattaattactttgCCATCAGGAAGATTGACTAAACAGAAAATGATGACAGTAAACGATATTGTTCACAGTCCTCTTTTTCTGAATGCAGAATGTAGAGCAATTTTATTACCTCGAATTACTATTTTGGTTCGAGATTTATTGGAAGCTAAAGAAGAG GGGCTCTCAAGTACGCCTGGAAAAAGCGTGGCGAAGGTAGCCAGGCTGCTCGGCGAAAATCGGCATCGGCTCAACCAACACCGCGGCTACTCTGAAGAG GTAGAATTGTGTGTCAAGATATTATCTGACATCCTGGAATTAACATTTAGAAAAGATATAGGAAATACAGTACAGGATGTAAAGGAAATTATGCTCACTGCCTTGCGAACTATTATACAAACTGTTATATCAATGGACAGAGAAAATCCGCTAGTAGGAAATTTAGTTTCAGTTATGTTAGCAATATTCAG ACAAATGACACAACAAcattatgaaatttatatacatCATTTTAGAACTAAATTTGATTTGCTTGATTTCCTTATGGAAATATTATTAGTGTTCAAAGATTTAGTGTCAAAAAGCGTGTTTCCAGGAGATTGGTGTGAAATGATTATGCTTCAAAAtagtattattttaaaatcattACGTTACTTCTCGGGCACTATCAGGGATTATTTCTTTACCGAGTTCGAACAGCAAGCTTGGTCTAACTTTTTTCATTGTGCAATTGCATTCCTGACCCAACCAGCTTTACAATTGGAGATATTTACGCCATCAAAGCGTAATCGTATTGTTTCTCGTTACAATGATATGCGCAG agaaACTGCGTTTGAAATACGGTCAATGTGGTTTAATTTGGGGCAGCATAAAATATTGTTTGTTCCTTCTCTGGTTGGAGCAATATTAGAAATGGCACTAATTCCAGAAAGTGAATTAAGAAAAGCAACCATTCCTATATTTTTTGACATGATGCAATGTGAATTTTATAGCTCGCGTATCACTGAAGGATATGGTGATACAAAAAGAGATCCTGCTCATATAAAAGctaattttatagaatatgAAAACGAAATGATCGCGAAATTGGATATTTTG GTtgaaggaggaagaggagatgAACAATTTCGTTCACTTTGGATTCAAGTAATGGGTAATCTATGTGAAAAGCACTCAACTATGCGGGAACAAGGATTACGCTTTGTTGATACCGTAGCTAAACTCATGGAACGTTTATTACAATATCGCGATATTATTCATGCCGAATCACAGGAACACAGAATGTTATGCATCGTGAActtattagaattttattctGAAATAAACAGGGAAGAAATGTACATTAG ATACGTAAACAAACTGTGTGAGCTACATTTAGAATGTGACAATTACACTGAAGCAGCATACTCCTTGAAATTACATAGTCAATTATTAGCCTGGAGTGATCAACCGTTGTCACCGCTCTTAAAATCACACAG atatttatCATGCCAAACGCATCGCGAATTAAAAGAAGCATTGTACAATGATATGATTGAATATTTTGACAAAGGTAAAATGTGGGAATGCGCGCTCGCAGTCTGTAAAGAATTAGTTGCACAAtacgaagaagaaacttttGATTATTTACAACTTTCAACGTTATTAAGACGCATGGCTAAATTTTATGATTctataataaaacaattaagACCTGAGCCTGAATATTTTAAAGTTGCCTATTATGGTCGAGGACATCCAGCGTTTTTGCAAAATAAG atatttatttatcgcgGCAAAGAATATGAACGCCTTAGTGATTTTTGTTCACGAACCTTAAATCAATTACCAAATGCAGAACAAATGAATAAGTTGTCTCCTCCTACTCCAGAAATATTGGAATCCAATAATCAATATGTTCAAATTAACAAGGTAGATCCATTAATGGACGAGAAGAGACATCGGTTTAGCGGAAAGCCTATAACAGCAGAAGCAGTATTAAG gTATCATCGAGTGAATGATGTACAACGTTTTCGGTTTTCAAGACCAGCACCAAAGAAAGATATAAACATTGCTGTTGGAAATTCTActaacaaagaaaaagaaacaaatgtCGTTAACAATAATGAATTTGCTTCATTGTGGTTAGAAAGAACGGTACTTGTTACAAGTCATCCTTTACCAGGCATTCTCAGATGTTTTCCTGTCACATCCAGTGAAACTTACTTAGTCAGTCCTCTTCGTAATGCGATTGAAACGATGGAAGCTACAAATACTGCATTAAGAGATTTGATTATAGCACACAAAGCTGATAATAGTCTTCAATTACATCCACTTAGTATGAAACTCAATGGTATATTGGACCCTGCGGTAATGGGCGGTATCGACAATTATGAGAAAGCATTTCTCAATGCTGAATACCGAACTTCTCATCCCGAAGAGAGTTCTGATCTTTTAAAATTAGAAGGATTGATTGCTGAACAAATTCCATTGTTAGGTATCGGCGTTCAGTTACATAAAGCACGTGCTCCTCCTGATTTGACTCCGTTTCACCAACGTTTAGAACAATGTTTTACATCATTGAAAAATCATGTTGAGGCAAAATATGGGAAAAGG ACATGTGATTTACAAATTGAGACTTTAACTCATACTGTAACAATGCGAAGAACACAAGCTTCGAGAGGCGATAATCATCGTTTATCGGAGTCAAATATAATGAATTCAGA CTGTGGAACTCACTCCAGGGTATCCTCTCTTACGAGATCCCAAGTTGCAACATTCAAGTCGCTCGCATCATTCAATTTTAACAACAATACACCCTCATCTGGTACTCAAAACATCAGTTTATCAAG